In Candidatus Binataceae bacterium, the genomic stretch ATATTGTCGCCTTGACCCGCGGTTTGATCGAACAGCGTCGCCACGTTCAGATCTGTACCAACGCCATCTTGCTGGAGCGCTTTGTCAAGCAGGTCGGGCCCGATCCGTATCTGAGCTTCAACATTCACTTGGACGGGCTTAAGGAAACCCACGATCGTGTGGTCGATCGCGCCGGCGTGTTCGACACCTGTGTGCGAATGATCAAAATGCTCAAGGAGAAAGGCTTTCGAGTCCAAACTAACAGCACCATTTTTCGCGAGACCAGCGCGGATGAGATCGAAGAGTTGGTCAAACTGCTGGCCTCGCTCAAGGTGGACGGGATGCTGCTGACCCCTGGCTACCACTACCAAGTTTTGACCAACGACATCTATTTGACCGGCGACGAGACCCCGGTGAAGTTTCGCCGAGTCAAAAAGCTGGCCGAGGATTACAAAATTATCAACACCCCGATCTATCTTGAATATCTGGCGGGCGAGCGCGATTTGCTGTGCAGCCCATGGACCACGGTGACGCGCAATCCGCGCGGCTGGAAGGGACCCTGTTATCTTATCACCAATGGCCATTACGCCACTTTCAAGGAGCTGCTCGGCGCCACCGACTGGGAATACTACCGCACCAAGCAGGATCCGCGCTGCAAGGACTGTCGGCTACACTCGGGATTCGAGGGCACGGTGGCGCTGGAGTTCGGGCACAATCTCAAGGATTCGTGGAAAATGGTTCGCCATTATGTAGCCTGAGGTCCACTTTCGGAAGCGACGGCTTGGCCGTCGGGTTTCCGCACTTTTGCAGCGGGTCTTATACCACCGATGCGAACTTCGACTTCGGCCCAGGGCGACGGCGAAGCGTCAGGCGCGCGCGCGCCGGCGCGCGCCGGCGCTTTTAAAATCGAGACTTACTTGCGCGCGCGCGCCCGCCTGATCGAGAACGAGCTGGCACGCTTGTTGGCCCGAAGTGAGGGGCCCGACGGCCGGCTGATGGAGGCGATGCGCTATAGCCTGCTGGCAGGCGGTAAGCGGTTGCGTCCCATCCTGGCCCTGGCAGCCTGCGAAGCTGTCGGCGGCAGCCGCGCACAGGCGATGGCCTTGGCCTGCGCGCTTGAGATGATTCACACCTATTCGCTTATCCATGACGACCTACCGTGCATGGATAACGATGATTTGCGCCGCGGCAAGCCGACTAATCACAAGATCTTCGGCGAGGCGCTCGCCACCTTGGCGGGCGATGGTCTGCTGACCGATGCTTTTGTGGTCCTGGCTCGCGCACCCTTGCCGCCGGCCGTGTTAATCGAGGTGATCGCCGAAGTGGCAAGCGCCGCCGGTGCGAGCGGGATGGTGGCCGGGCAGGCTTTGGACATCCTGTGCGAGGGGCAGGCTATCACTCAGGCGCAGCTTGAATATTTGCATGCGCGCAAAACCGGGGCACTTTTTCTGGCCGCCGTGCGCGGCGGGGCCCGGCTGGGTGGCGCGAGCGCGGCCCAACTGGCCGCGCTCGGCGATTACGGCCGGGCGCTGGGGCTGGCCTTCCAGGTTATCGACGACATCTTGGATGTCGAAGCCTCCACCGAGCAGATGGGCAAGCGCACCCACAAGGATGGCGAGCATCACAAGGTTACCTTTCCCTCCCTGTTGGGACTGGCCAAGTCCAAAGCATTTGCGCGCAAGCTGCTGCGCCAGGCGTTGCGCGCCCTGGAGCCGTTCGATCAACGCGCCCAGCCGTTGCGCGAATTAGTGGTTTTCGTGGTGGAGCGTTCGCTGTGAAGGTCGGCCGCCAAGCGCTGCTGACGGCGCCGCGCCAACTGGCCTTGCGCACGCAGGCGGTGCCTCGGCCCGGCCCCGGCGAAGTGCTGCTCGCCGTGCGCTGCGCGCTCAGTTGCGGTACCGATCTGAAGTTTTTTCGTCGCGGTCACCCGCTGTTCAGTTTTCCCTCACCGCTGGGGCATGAATTTGCCGGGGTGGTGGCCGCGGTGGGGGCGGGCGTCGATCGCTTCAAGCCTGGCGACGAGCTAATGGCGGCGCCCAGCGCGCCTTGCGGCCAATGTTTTTTCTGCCAGCGCGAGCAGGCCAACCTCTGCCCGCAGGCGATGGCGGTGATGGTGATGGGCGCCTATGCCGACTTCGTGCTGCTGCCCGCGCCGGTGGTGCAACGCAATGCTTTCCTCAAACCAGCCGCGCTACCCTTCGAAGAAGCCGCGCTGCTGGAGCCACTCTCCTGCGTGGTTCACGCCCAGGCGCTGGCGCAGCCGCGCGCGGCCGAAGTCGCCGCGGTAGTGGGCGCCGGGCCCTTCGGCCTGCTGCATGCGCTGATGCTCAAATACCTGGGGGTAGCCCAGGTGATAGTGATTGGTCGCGGCGATACCCGCCTGCGGTGGGCGAGTGAATTTGGCGCCGACCTGGTGCTCGACGCGCGCGGCGCTGACGTCGGCGCGGCGCTGGCGGCGCTCAACAGGGGTTATGGCCCTGACCTGATAATCGAGGCGACGGGGCAACCTCAGGGCTGGGAAGCGGCGATGAGCTGGGTGCGGCGCGGCGGGCGTGTAGTCTTTTTCGGGGGCTGTCCCAGTGACTCGATGGTGCGGCTGGACACCCGGCGCATGCATTACGACAATCTGACCCTGCTTGCACCCTTTCACTATCGCCCAGCCGACGTGGGGCGGGCCCGTGAGTTGTTGGTGGAAGGCACGCTGGGCGCGGCGCGAATCATCACCCGCCGCCGCCGCCTGAGCGAGTTGGCCCAGGTCTTCGAAGAGCTAGAAGCGGGTGAAGTACTAAAATGCGCCATTGTTCCCTGACCGTTAGCGCGCCGGAAGGTTGCGGTCGGTAAGGGAGTAGGTAAGGCGCTTGAGAGAAGGAGTTCGCGCAAAACGGTATGGACGACACGGCGCAGGAGCGGGAGCAAACGGCGGCAGCGGGAGAGCAGGGCGCCCACGACAAACTTGAGCGCGTCATCGAGCGGGCCCAAAGACGGCTGCTCGACTTGCAACACCCCGAAGGTTATTGGCAGGCCGCGCTGGAGGCCAACGCCTCGATGAACGCCGAATATATCATTTTCATGCATTTCATGGGTTGCGTGGAGGCTGAGCTTCAGGCCAAGCTCAGCAAGTACCTGCTCGAGGTGCAGCAGCCGGATGGGAGTTGGAACCTGTTCCCGGGCGGCGAGGGGTATTTTTCCACTACCGTAGAGAGCTACTTTGCCCTCAAACTAGCCGGCATGCGCGCCGGCGACGATAAAATCACCGCCGCCCGCCGCTGGGTCCTGACCCGGGGCGGAATTCCCAAGGCTGGGATGCTGGCCCGCTTCTATCTGGCGTGTCTGGGCCAGTTGGATTGGAGCACGACCGTGGCGGTGCCGGTGGAAATCGCTTTGCTGCGCCAGAGCTGGCCGGTCAATGTCTATGAGCTATCCTCCTGGGCGCGCGGGACCTTGTTTGGCTTGATGGTGTTGCAAGCCACCAAGCCGGTGGTCAAAGTCAGCTACGAGGCGGGCGTACTTGAGCTCTATATCGAGCCGCCCCATTTCACCAAGTTCAGCCTGCCCCGTGGGCAGCGCTGGTTGTCGCTGCGCACCGCCTTCAATCAACTCGACCGCCTGTTGTGGCTGTATAATCGCCATCCACTCAAAGGTCTGCGCCAGCGCGCGCTGGCGGCAGCGGAAAAATGGCTGCTCGACCATCAGGAGGCCAACGGTTCGTGGGGCGGAATCGAGCCTTGCTATCTGCTCAGCGCGATGGCGCTCAAGGGGTTAGGCTACCGCACCGACCATCCGGTGCTGGCCAAGGCGCTTTCGGCCACCCGCGAGTTGTTGTGGGATCTGGGCGAGGAGCGCACGCTGTGCACGCCGTGCGTATCGCCCAACTGGGACACCGCCTGGGCGGCGCGCGCGCTGCTGGATTCGGGCGCTCCCAGCAACCATCCGGCCCTGCGCAGCGCCGGTCAATGGCTGATTGACCATCAAATCTTCAAAGCCGGCGACTGGTCGGTTAAGCGGCCCAAGCTGGAGCCGGGCGGATGGGCGTTCGAGTTCTACAACGACAACTATCCCGACGTTGACGACTCCGCGGTTATCGTCGGGGTGTTGGCCGAGATTGCGATGGAGCAGTTGGAGGCCAAGCAGCGCGCGGTCGCGGCGGGTTGCAACTGGGTGATCGGGATGCAATCGCGCGACGGCGGCTTTTCGGCGTTTGACGCTGATAACGACGCCAGTTGGCTCAACAGTCTGCCCTATTCAGAGCTGGAAGTGGCCACCGATCCGACCTGCCCCGACCTCACCGGCCGGGTTCTGGAGATGATGGCCGCGGCCGGCTACCGCGCCGACCATCCGGCGGCCCAGCGTGCGATCGCCTGGCTGCGCCGCCATCAGTCATCCGACGGCTCGTGGTGGGGACGCTGGGGCGTCAACTACGTCTATGGCACTTTCTCCGCGCTGTGCGGCTTGCGCGCCATTGGAATCGCGCCCGAGGATGCCATGATGCGCCGGGGCGCGGCGTGGCTCAGAGCCAAACAAAATCCCGACGGCGGATGGGGCGAAAGCTGCCTGTCCGATCGCGACCCGGCCTGGCGCGGCAAGGGTCCTAGCACTCCCAGCCAAACCGCCTGGGGCGTGATGGGCTTGCTGGCTGGAGAAGTGACCCCCGGGGAAGCGCTGGAACGTGGCGCGCGCTGGCTAATGGAGCGGCAGAACGGGGCGGGAGGCTGGGACGAAGCGGAATTCACCGGCACCGGTTTTCCTAACCACTTCTATCTTCGCTACCACATGTATGCGCTGTATTTTCCGCTGATTGCGTTGGGGCGCTATCGGCGCTGGCTGCAATCGGCAGGCAGGTAATATCTCCGATGCGTACCATCGCTGTTCTGGGTTCGACCGGCTCGGTGGGGGTTACCACGTTGGACGTGGCGGCCCGCTTTCCCGAGCGCTTTCGCGTCGCGGCTCTGGCCGCTGGCCGTAATCTTGAACTGTTGGCGCAACAAATCGCCCGCTTCAAACCCGAAGTCGTGGCGGTAGCCGACGAGGCGGCGGCGCGCGCGTTGCGCGCCACGCTGAGCGGACAGCGACCGCTGGTCCTGACCGGTCTAGAGGGCGCCGTCGAGGTGGCAACCCATCCGGCTGCCGAGCTGGTGGTCTCGGCCCTGGTCGGGGCGTTAGGACTGAAACCTACCTTGCGCGCGATCGAAAGCGGTAAGGATATCGCCTTCGCCAACAAGGAAGTATTGGTAATGGCGGGGGAAATCGTGACCCGCGCGGCCCTTGCCGCGGGTGTCCGCCTGCTCCCGGTCGATAGCGAGCATAACGCCTTGTTTCAGTGTCTGGAGGGGCGTGCGCGCGAGAGTGTCAAGCGAATCATCCTGACCGCCTCGGGCGGTCCCTTCCGCACTTGGTCGCGGGAGCAGATGGAAGAGGCCACAGTGGTCCAGGCCCTCAACCACCCGATCTGGAACATGGGCCATAAGATCACTATCGACTCGGCTACCCTGATGAACAAGGGACTGGAAGTGATCGAAGCGCACTGGTTGTTCGGGCTGTCCGCGGAACGTATCGACGTGGTGATCCATCCCCAGGGCGTGGTTCATTCGCTGGTAGAGCTGGTTGACGGTTCGGTGCTGGCCGAATTGGCGATTGCCGACATGGCGATTCCCGCCGCTTTCGCGTTAGCCTATCCGGAGCGATTGCCGCTAGGCCATCTGCGCCCACTCTCTCTTTTCCAAGCCGGGCCGCTGACCTTCGAGCCGCCCGACCTGGAGCGCTTCCCCTGCCTGCGGTTGGCATATCAGGCGCTGGCCAGCGGCGGTACCACGCCGGCCTGCCTTAACGGCGCCAACGAGGAGCTGGTCGCGGGTTTTCTTGCCGGGCGGCTGCGCTTCGCTGAGATCTGGCGTCACCTAGCGACCATTTTGGAACGTTATAGCTCGCAGCCTGCACGAACCCTGGAAGACGTGCTGCAAGCCGATAGCTGGGGCCGCGCGGCGGCGCACGAGCTAATGGCGGCCTGAGGCTGGGATGGCGCTAAGCCCGGTCCTGGTGGGAGAAAAACCCGACGCGGCGGCGTTGACCGAAGCTTACGCGTGGTGCGGGCGACTGGCGCGCTCGCATTACGAAAACTTCACGATTGCCTCTTGGCTGATGCCGCGTACGATGCGCCCGCACCTGCACGCGATTTACGCCTATGCCCGAGTGGCCGACGATTTCGCCGACGAAGAGCACGATCTGAACAAACTCGATCAATGGCAGCGTGAATTGGAGGACGCCTACCGCGGCGTGGCCCGCCATCCGGTTTTCATTGCCCTGGCCGACACCGTGCGCCGCTTTGATATTCCGCCCCAGCCTTTTTTGGATTTGCTCGCGGCATTCCGCTCCGACGTCAATTTCGCGGGTTTCGAGACTCTGGCAGATCTGATGGAGTACTGCCGCGGTTCGGCCAACCCGGTGGGGCGGCTGGTGCTCTATCTGTTTGGCTATCGCGACAGTGGTCGCCAGGCCCTGGCCGATCAGGTCTGCAGCGGGCTGCAATTGGCTAATTTCTGGCAGGATATCGCCATCGACCTGGGCAAGGGACGAATTTATTTGCCGCGCCAGGATCTGGCCCGCTTCGGCTGTTCGCCCGAGCAGTTGCGCGCTGGGGTAGTGAACGAGGCCTTTATCAACCTGATGCGCCATGAAATAGGTGTGTCGCGTGATCTGCTGGGGGCTGGCGGAGCGTTGGCCCGCTTGGTGGATGGCCGCTTGCGCCGCGACGTGCTGATGTTCGCCGGCGGTGGAATGGCGATTTTGCGCGCCATCGAAGCGGCCGGCTACGATGTCTTCAAGCGGCGCCCAACGCTGACACGCAAGGATTATCTGCGGGTGGGCTGGAACGCGCTGCGCGGCCGGCTGCAAGCATGACGCAATCGGTGGATGTGACGGCGCCCGCGCTAGCCCATGATTTCGCGCGCTGCGCGCAGATAACTCGCGCCGCCTCTTCCAATTTCTATTATGCCTTCATGCTGCTCGAGCCGCACCGGCGCCAAGCGCTTTATGCCACCTATGCCTTTTGCCGCTTTCTCGACGATATTGCCGATGACCATCCGGCCGCCGACGCCGGTGCACGGCTGGCCACGTGGCGGCGCGAGCTGGAGCTGGTCTACCTGGGCCGGGCCACTCGCCCGGTAGCGCGCGCGCTGGCGGCCAGCGTGCGCCGTTTCCCGATCCCGCGGCGCTACTTCGAGGAAATTATCGAGGGGGTGGAAATGGACCTTTCGCGCCGGCGCTATGATACTTTCGCCGAGTTGCGAGAGTACTGTTATCGGGTCGCCTCGGCGGTGGGGCTGGCATGCATCGAGATTTTCGGCTATCGCAATCCTCGCACCCAGATCTATGCCGAAAATTTGGGGCTGGCCTTTCAACTGACCAATATTATTCGCGATGTGCGCGAGGATGCCCAGCGCGGACGCATCTATCTGCCGCTGGAGGACCTTGCGCGCTTCGCGGTGAGCGAGGAAGAAGTGCTGGCGGGACATTACACCGACCGCTTCGTGCGCCTGCTGGAGTTTCAAGCCGCACGCGCCGGTCAGTTCTACACCCTGGCCGCGCAGGCTCTACCGCAAGAGGATCGCGGCTCGCTGCTGAGCGCCGAAGCGATGCGCCTAATCTATCGCGCCTTGCTACGCCGCATCGTCAAGACAGGCTATCGCGTGATGGACGGCAAGCTGAGCTTGTCGGCGCCCTATCGCCTGTTGCTGGTGGGACAGGCGTGGGCGCAGGGGAGGCTTTTGCGTGGCCGAATCTGATCGCACGGTAATGTCGGATCCCCGTGACGTGGTCGTGATCGGAGCGGGCTTCGCGGGCTTGAGCGCGGGGGTGGCGCTGGCCGAACAGGGTTTCCGGGTCGCGGTCCTGGAGCGGCGGCCGACGCTGGGCGGGCGCGCCTACTCCTTCGCCGATGCGGAGAGCGGTGATGCGGTCGACAACGGCCAGCATGTGCTGATGGGCTGTTACACCGAGACCCTGGATTTCCTGAAGAAGATCGGTAGCGACAAACAGCTCGTCTTTCGCCCTCGTTTGGATATCGAGCTGACCACGCTGGAGGGCGCCCGCGGTCGCTTGCGCGCCGGCCTGCTGCCCGGTCCGATGCATATGGCGAGCGCGCTGCTGCGCTATCGCCTGCTCTCACCACGCGAGCGGTTGGGGGTGCTGGGCGCCGGTCTGCGACTTTTGGCAGCGCGCCGCTTCGCGCCGCTGGGACAAACCACGGTGGCTGAGTTGCTGGCCAAATGGAAGCAATCCAACGCTAGCCGCGAGCGCTTTTGGTATCCGCTGGCGATCGCCACCCTCAACGATGAGCCGGCTCAAGCCAGCGCCGCGCTGCTGGTGGAAGTCTGGCGGCGAGCCTTCTTCGGCAGTCGGCGCGATTCTGCTTTTGTCTATTCCAAAGTCGGACTGAGCCAGCTCTATTGCGAGACCGCACGGCAATTTATCGAGCAGCGCGGTGGCGTGGTGGCGCCCAGCGCCGGGGTGGAGCGGCTGGAACTGGACGGCGAGCGCGCGGTGGGACGGGTGCGACTGCGGGACGGGCGCTCGCTGGAAGCCGCCAATTTCATCTCCAGCGTAACGCCCGGCGCGTTGCTGGCGATGCTGCCACCGACGTTGCGCGCCGAGGATTATTTCTCTCGTCTGGCGACACTGAGCCCTTCGCCGATCGTCTGTGTCCACGTGTGGATGGACCGGCCGGTTACCGACGCCGCCTTCGTCGGGTTTATTGGCACGACCACGCAGTGGCTGTTCAACAAATCGGTGATCTTTGCGCGCAAGGAGCGCGAAAATCGTGGTGGTTATCTGAGTTTCGTCATCAGCGGCGCGCGCGCCCTGGTGGATCGCAGCAACGAGGAGCTGCTCGACCTGGTGATGA encodes the following:
- a CDS encoding farnesyl diphosphate synthase gives rise to the protein MRTSTSAQGDGEASGARAPARAGAFKIETYLRARARLIENELARLLARSEGPDGRLMEAMRYSLLAGGKRLRPILALAACEAVGGSRAQAMALACALEMIHTYSLIHDDLPCMDNDDLRRGKPTNHKIFGEALATLAGDGLLTDAFVVLARAPLPPAVLIEVIAEVASAAGASGMVAGQALDILCEGQAITQAQLEYLHARKTGALFLAAVRGGARLGGASAAQLAALGDYGRALGLAFQVIDDILDVEASTEQMGKRTHKDGEHHKVTFPSLLGLAKSKAFARKLLRQALRALEPFDQRAQPLRELVVFVVERSL
- the hpnD gene encoding presqualene diphosphate synthase HpnD, yielding MTQSVDVTAPALAHDFARCAQITRAASSNFYYAFMLLEPHRRQALYATYAFCRFLDDIADDHPAADAGARLATWRRELELVYLGRATRPVARALAASVRRFPIPRRYFEEIIEGVEMDLSRRRYDTFAELREYCYRVASAVGLACIEIFGYRNPRTQIYAENLGLAFQLTNIIRDVREDAQRGRIYLPLEDLARFAVSEEEVLAGHYTDRFVRLLEFQAARAGQFYTLAAQALPQEDRGSLLSAEAMRLIYRALLRRIVKTGYRVMDGKLSLSAPYRLLLVGQAWAQGRLLRGRI
- a CDS encoding 1-deoxy-D-xylulose-5-phosphate reductoisomerase, which codes for MRTIAVLGSTGSVGVTTLDVAARFPERFRVAALAAGRNLELLAQQIARFKPEVVAVADEAAARALRATLSGQRPLVLTGLEGAVEVATHPAAELVVSALVGALGLKPTLRAIESGKDIAFANKEVLVMAGEIVTRAALAAGVRLLPVDSEHNALFQCLEGRARESVKRIILTASGGPFRTWSREQMEEATVVQALNHPIWNMGHKITIDSATLMNKGLEVIEAHWLFGLSAERIDVVIHPQGVVHSLVELVDGSVLAELAIADMAIPAAFALAYPERLPLGHLRPLSLFQAGPLTFEPPDLERFPCLRLAYQALASGGTTPACLNGANEELVAGFLAGRLRFAEIWRHLATILERYSSQPARTLEDVLQADSWGRAAAHELMAA
- the hpnH gene encoding adenosyl-hopene transferase HpnH, which produces MPLKLMMDLGRYVRRMKRAGNPYFPLVLMLEPLHACNLACIGCGRIVEYKDTIRDQMPLEEALGSAQEADAPIVSICGGEPLMYKHIVALTRGLIEQRRHVQICTNAILLERFVKQVGPDPYLSFNIHLDGLKETHDRVVDRAGVFDTCVRMIKMLKEKGFRVQTNSTIFRETSADEIEELVKLLASLKVDGMLLTPGYHYQVLTNDIYLTGDETPVKFRRVKKLAEDYKIINTPIYLEYLAGERDLLCSPWTTVTRNPRGWKGPCYLITNGHYATFKELLGATDWEYYRTKQDPRCKDCRLHSGFEGTVALEFGHNLKDSWKMVRHYVA
- the shc gene encoding squalene--hopene cyclase; its protein translation is MDDTAQEREQTAAAGEQGAHDKLERVIERAQRRLLDLQHPEGYWQAALEANASMNAEYIIFMHFMGCVEAELQAKLSKYLLEVQQPDGSWNLFPGGEGYFSTTVESYFALKLAGMRAGDDKITAARRWVLTRGGIPKAGMLARFYLACLGQLDWSTTVAVPVEIALLRQSWPVNVYELSSWARGTLFGLMVLQATKPVVKVSYEAGVLELYIEPPHFTKFSLPRGQRWLSLRTAFNQLDRLLWLYNRHPLKGLRQRALAAAEKWLLDHQEANGSWGGIEPCYLLSAMALKGLGYRTDHPVLAKALSATRELLWDLGEERTLCTPCVSPNWDTAWAARALLDSGAPSNHPALRSAGQWLIDHQIFKAGDWSVKRPKLEPGGWAFEFYNDNYPDVDDSAVIVGVLAEIAMEQLEAKQRAVAAGCNWVIGMQSRDGGFSAFDADNDASWLNSLPYSELEVATDPTCPDLTGRVLEMMAAAGYRADHPAAQRAIAWLRRHQSSDGSWWGRWGVNYVYGTFSALCGLRAIGIAPEDAMMRRGAAWLRAKQNPDGGWGESCLSDRDPAWRGKGPSTPSQTAWGVMGLLAGEVTPGEALERGARWLMERQNGAGGWDEAEFTGTGFPNHFYLRYHMYALYFPLIALGRYRRWLQSAGR
- the hpnE gene encoding hydroxysqualene dehydroxylase HpnE, whose protein sequence is MAESDRTVMSDPRDVVVIGAGFAGLSAGVALAEQGFRVAVLERRPTLGGRAYSFADAESGDAVDNGQHVLMGCYTETLDFLKKIGSDKQLVFRPRLDIELTTLEGARGRLRAGLLPGPMHMASALLRYRLLSPRERLGVLGAGLRLLAARRFAPLGQTTVAELLAKWKQSNASRERFWYPLAIATLNDEPAQASAALLVEVWRRAFFGSRRDSAFVYSKVGLSQLYCETARQFIEQRGGVVAPSAGVERLELDGERAVGRVRLRDGRSLEAANFISSVTPGALLAMLPPTLRAEDYFSRLATLSPSPIVCVHVWMDRPVTDAAFVGFIGTTTQWLFNKSVIFARKERENRGGYLSFVISGARALVDRSNEELLDLVMKDLYRMVPAAREAKFVKALVLKEKQATIAPTCDSQRLRPPVTTPIDNLFLAGDWIQTGLPATIESAVIAGRAAAAAVRQRVGHVSRIPEFA
- a CDS encoding alcohol dehydrogenase catalytic domain-containing protein: MKVGRQALLTAPRQLALRTQAVPRPGPGEVLLAVRCALSCGTDLKFFRRGHPLFSFPSPLGHEFAGVVAAVGAGVDRFKPGDELMAAPSAPCGQCFFCQREQANLCPQAMAVMVMGAYADFVLLPAPVVQRNAFLKPAALPFEEAALLEPLSCVVHAQALAQPRAAEVAAVVGAGPFGLLHALMLKYLGVAQVIVIGRGDTRLRWASEFGADLVLDARGADVGAALAALNRGYGPDLIIEATGQPQGWEAAMSWVRRGGRVVFFGGCPSDSMVRLDTRRMHYDNLTLLAPFHYRPADVGRARELLVEGTLGAARIITRRRRLSELAQVFEELEAGEVLKCAIVP
- the hpnC gene encoding squalene synthase HpnC, with translation MALSPVLVGEKPDAAALTEAYAWCGRLARSHYENFTIASWLMPRTMRPHLHAIYAYARVADDFADEEHDLNKLDQWQRELEDAYRGVARHPVFIALADTVRRFDIPPQPFLDLLAAFRSDVNFAGFETLADLMEYCRGSANPVGRLVLYLFGYRDSGRQALADQVCSGLQLANFWQDIAIDLGKGRIYLPRQDLARFGCSPEQLRAGVVNEAFINLMRHEIGVSRDLLGAGGALARLVDGRLRRDVLMFAGGGMAILRAIEAAGYDVFKRRPTLTRKDYLRVGWNALRGRLQA